One Desulfocurvibacter africanus subsp. africanus DSM 2603 genomic region harbors:
- a CDS encoding ATP-dependent helicase: MIDLSTLNENQREAVVWDEGPLLVLAGPGSGKTRVLTTRIARILEESAGQHFRILALTFTNKAAAEMRGRVEKLVPSEFARVRLTTFHSYAAELLQQHGNHLEFRPDFQILSNDADREALLDDVLGQLRKDLTYSLPEHFKAGQLLPAITRLLEQCVPIEQVEVLLQQANVENAAPLARVYTAYREALRRTNSLDFPSLIAESLDLLGKYPFLIKHIRKVFKHILVDEFQDTNHSQYRILSYIAQPDPSTLFVVADDDQIIYQWNGASPKRIQALRDDFGVAELQLPENYRCPPMVIELANALIEKNMNRSVGKKPLKAVKQGESDNIVRIFHFDSLDEEAEWIALDISQRSQEEQVNCAVLARTKKLLDLIGSKLEEAGLPAYFAARKNEFKSAPLRMLHSILRLVNSKEDKQSLARLSKSFYELEGISIELAPVLSRASVDGKDLLYSWLDEVKLRDVLEDRTRQLLSIDIKPLLNSLNYRAFADKLFAWAEACQTEAHPDENAFNEFEEEKDVWRILLAEITKKFEGTDVGLHQLLHELDLTSKTPPKPQEAIPCFTIHASKGMEFGHVYLMGLVEDQLPSWAAVKKGDDSLEMQEERRNCFVAITRSQESLTMTYSSEVFGWRKQPSRFLREMGIAL; this comes from the coding sequence ATGATTGATCTATCTACACTTAATGAAAACCAACGAGAGGCCGTGGTCTGGGATGAGGGCCCTCTCCTTGTGCTGGCAGGCCCAGGTTCAGGCAAAACACGAGTTCTGACTACTCGAATTGCTCGGATTCTAGAGGAATCAGCAGGACAGCATTTTCGAATTCTGGCGCTTACTTTCACCAATAAGGCCGCAGCCGAGATGCGTGGTAGGGTCGAAAAACTGGTGCCAAGTGAATTTGCCCGAGTACGTCTCACCACCTTCCATTCGTATGCGGCAGAATTGCTCCAGCAGCATGGAAACCATCTCGAATTTCGTCCAGATTTCCAAATATTATCAAATGATGCAGACCGAGAAGCGTTGCTTGATGATGTCCTTGGGCAGCTCAGAAAAGACCTGACCTACTCGCTCCCCGAGCATTTCAAAGCTGGCCAGTTGCTCCCCGCAATCACACGACTCCTTGAACAGTGTGTCCCAATAGAGCAAGTAGAGGTGTTACTCCAACAGGCCAACGTGGAAAATGCCGCTCCATTGGCTCGGGTCTATACGGCTTACCGGGAAGCATTGCGGCGGACTAACTCTCTCGATTTTCCGAGCTTGATAGCCGAGTCACTTGACCTTCTTGGGAAATACCCTTTCCTTATTAAACACATCCGCAAGGTTTTTAAGCATATCCTTGTTGATGAGTTTCAAGACACCAACCACTCTCAGTACCGGATTCTTTCGTACATAGCCCAGCCCGACCCGTCCACACTATTTGTCGTAGCTGACGACGATCAGATTATTTACCAATGGAATGGCGCAAGCCCTAAAAGAATACAAGCCCTGCGCGATGACTTCGGCGTCGCCGAGTTGCAGTTGCCGGAAAACTACCGATGCCCACCGATGGTCATAGAGCTGGCAAATGCCTTGATTGAAAAAAATATGAACCGGTCGGTGGGTAAAAAGCCATTAAAAGCAGTCAAACAAGGTGAAAGTGACAACATTGTAAGGATATTCCATTTCGACTCCTTGGACGAAGAAGCTGAATGGATTGCTCTCGATATTTCACAAAGAAGCCAAGAGGAGCAAGTAAACTGCGCGGTCCTTGCACGAACGAAAAAACTGCTTGATCTGATTGGTAGTAAGCTGGAGGAGGCCGGGCTTCCGGCATATTTTGCGGCCAGGAAGAATGAGTTCAAAAGCGCGCCGTTGAGGATGTTGCACTCCATCCTTCGATTAGTGAACTCAAAGGAAGATAAACAGTCGCTAGCACGTCTTTCAAAATCTTTTTACGAACTTGAAGGCATAAGCATCGAATTGGCTCCAGTACTTTCTCGAGCATCCGTAGACGGCAAGGATTTGCTCTATTCTTGGCTTGATGAAGTAAAGCTTCGTGACGTCCTTGAGGACCGTACACGACAACTGCTTTCAATAGACATCAAACCTCTATTAAATTCATTGAATTACCGAGCATTTGCGGACAAGCTATTTGCCTGGGCAGAAGCATGTCAAACCGAGGCACACCCCGATGAAAATGCCTTCAACGAGTTCGAGGAAGAAAAGGATGTCTGGAGAATTCTGTTGGCCGAGATAACCAAAAAATTCGAAGGCACAGATGTTGGTCTTCACCAATTGCTCCATGAATTGGACCTTACCTCCAAAACACCGCCGAAACCCCAAGAAGCAATTCCGTGTTTCACTATCCACGCTTCCAAAGGGATGGAGTTCGGCCATGTATATCTCATGGGGTTAGTTGAGGATCAGCTTCCAAGTTGGGCCGCCGTTAAAAAAGGTGACGACTCGCTAGAGATGCAAGAGGAACGTAGAAATTGTTTTGTCGCAATCACTCGTTCCCAAGAAAGTCTTACAATGACCTATTCATCTGAAGTTTTTGGATGGAGGAAGCAACCCTCCAGATTCCTAAGAGAGATGGGGATTGCGCTTTGA